The sequence ATCTGTTCTGGCAGAGGAGTAGGAACTTGTGGTCTAAGAGGTGGTCGtcctggtcgtcgagacatatctgattatcaaaatggttaggatatcaaatatatctcagtcctcctctgatcatcttacctctgatcaagactcggttctgattcaatcttaaataaagaATCAATATACGGATAtcaaacatgcttccaatcaattaagATAGTCGGGTAAGCATGTCAAAAACAACAGAACACATGCCTTAATCGTGTCAGATAGTCCAAGAAGCATGTGTTTTAAACAATCATAAAACATACTTTCAAATACCATTACAAAATCAACTAATTacatacttgaaagtaaaacatgctagcatttacaacatgtaattcaatcatgtaataaATCATATCATGCTAACAAACACaagcaaggaagatgactcgatctaccccacccgctatctaactcagtccagaattttatcgctctgataccacctgttgtgacaacccggttcttaatctctcgaATCAAATAATAATCTAAGGTTCATGAATTAAGGCCAAGCATCAAAGCCAAAaccaaaagaaatttttttttttttaaaccaatgtggctcgctcgagcgagcctcacccctcgctcgagcgagagctgcTCGGGTCCaagacccccccccccccacccttggctcgctcgagcgagctgcacTCTGTCCAGCTGCTAAAAACTCTGATTTTCTGCTGTACAATGAAGATTTATACTATATAACCTCTtccaataaaaccaaatgtacaAGAAAAGgtgataacatcaaaaactcaaacccaacaaGATCATGTGTTAtacatctcaaagtagtagaatcTCTAGACTAAAAGTTCAAGTCTATCAACTACAAGATCAATGTTCTTGTACCAACAAAGTTTGACAGCAACTAACAACTCACCGGATCATCACTTTAATCTCTCAAGTTTTGACTCGGCAAGCCCGTCTTTGCCCTGTTCCTGaaccacctgttgccatgcacacatacaaacacgacaacagccggataactccggtgaaaaacatatttcccagtaaaagcaactaacatgTATTTCAAATTATATCAATCAAGCTCAAGATATAAAATAGAAGACAATGCATGCTTTAAAACAGGCTTTTCTCAAGAACTCTCttatttcatcggttgggatcccgagaagaagatatcgtaactaaaccaccgacaatcccgatcgaggtggggctacttatcttgattccctagactttgaagccaccatacatgtaattcagacgctaggctaatacaaccacccaggccatacatatatagttcctcaaatcgtctaatcgaacgactccgttcatttcaaaaatcaaaggaTAGGTCTCACAAGAGGAAtgcaatataaaacatcatatatTCATTCAACAATATCATAGACACATTCAATAATTCACATAAgagaaaataatcaattaagtatatgatttagggaactcgatacaaaccatctcgagttttaatctcattcaaaaagtagtccacttttacctttcgattgTGAGGTTTATGGTGTCTTCTAgctgtccaaatctgtacaatAAACAACCACAAGCCTTGTCTCAAAATCTGCACTtaaaaccattcaaactccattgtagaataacttcaaaccttgcttcaatctCTATCGGTTCGAAGGCGATGTTCTCGAGCTCGATGGCCTTTAAacaaaatctgaaatgaagttatATAAGCTAAGATCTTCAGCCAAGAATTCATGGAAAAACATCTCAATACACACTAGCAAAACAGTCTCGAATCATAAGTTTGGCGGCGTAACGGTTAAAGTCGGCAACCGAAACTCAAAGCTATCAACACTAACAATCAAAAACACCATATATCAgttttatatcaatcaaaacccAGAATATCAGCAAGTATATAACTCGAATAATCAGCTGGaatcataagaacataatcGATAGCCATTCTTCAGCCCGACTTCAACATAACAAAGAATACAAGCTCATCAACCTCAATACAAaacaaatctgatctctgccatttttgaattattaaaccatgatgaataaaaaaaaaacttacatcaattcaaaGGCCTCGttgcgaggattccaaaacatttttcggaatcaaaatcggataaccgaaactcaagatATTGCGATTTGAGATGAAGAAGATATTGAAGTTCCTTTGTTCTTGCTCTCGGTTccttttctgaaaaattctgATGGAATGAGTTGAATCACACGTGAATACTTAGAataataacaagtgtccaacaaATTTCCcactatttgcactttggcccctcaagtcttcaataaatgcaatttggtcctcaattttccatttcattcaatttcaatcctaaataatttaaaaatattagaatttaaatcaaaactataaatattcccaaattaaatattctcggattaaattaaataattccgggcgttacatgTCGTGTTGCTCCAGTGTCGATATACCATTCTCTAGGATGATCAATCATGTTAGCCTCGAAGACTACTGCTGACAGATCTATTTCAGACAAGTCAATAGGCACAGATTTGTGTTGAACAACATTTGCTCGATACTGATCGTCCTTCTTTGGTAAGCGACAATCCTTGGCCTTGTGGTTCGTCTTCCCACAGTTCCAACATGTTTCTTTCCATTTTTTGTTCTTCCCTTGCTTCACATCTTTCCCAAAATGTTTCCTTTTCTTCGTAGCATTTGGTTCCACCAAGTTTGCCTTTGCTTCCATCGGCATCTTACCAGTTTTCATCTCCGCTTTGCGATTGTCTTCCTCAATTCGCAGTCTAACGATCAAGTCCTCGAGCCCCATTTCCTTGCGTTTATGCTTCAgataatttttgaattctttccATAAAGGTGGTAGCTTTTCAATCAGCGAAGCAAATTGGAAGGATTCACTGATCATCATCCTTTCAGCCATTATATCATGGAGTATGATTTGGAACTCTTGCACTTGGCTAATCACCGTCTTGGTATCAACCATTTTGAAGTCAAGAAACTTTCCGACTACAAATTTCTTTGTGCCAACATCCTCGGTCTTATATTTCTTCTCCAAGGATTCCCACAGTTCCTTAGCAGTCTTGGTTGCAGAGTATACGTTGTACAGCGTATTATCCAACTCATTCAGTATATAGTTCCGACACAAGAAGTCACTGTGAGACCATGCATCGAAAGCAGATCTTGCTTGTGTGTCAGCATTTGGTGCTGGAACAGCAACCACTTCCTTCAAAAACCTCGCAAGATGAAGTGTAGTGAGGTAAAACAACATCTTCTGCTGCCATGTCTTGAAGTCAGTATCGGAGAACTTCTCAGGTCTCTCGGCATGCGCATTAGAAGCAGCAGGGGCCGTGACAACAGCCGTTGTAACAAGTGGCAGCGTAATAGGGGGCGGTGGTGGGGGCGTAACAGAGGGCGGCGTGACTTTGGCAGAAGGATCAGTAGCCATCATACGAAATTTGTCTTAAACTTGTTATTGATCTTTCAACAGCATGCACACAGCAATACAATATATAGCGAGCCTAGAGTTTAACTCTCTATCTTTAAGACAAATTTGCCCGCCTAGGTGCTTACGGGTTGATCAAAGTGtctcccaagatagaacgctATCTCCAACTTCGATTAGTAGCACTACAAAATGGAAGCACTACGAACACTTTCAAGTGTTTAAGAAACTCAGACTCGATATGAGTATgcaagagaagaaaagagaacTCAGAAATGAGCGAGTTGGAATGAATGGGGAGAGGtatatttatagacgttggAAGGCTGCCTTGATGGGTTGCATCACTTCAGACGCATTGGTTCATGTCAAAGCCCAGCCCACGCCCGTGCCGAGCCGGCCTGACGGCGGCGGCGCGCGCGCGTGTGGCtaatggttcgaacctagcaTAGTCTAGGTTCGCTCTCTTTAACAAACATGGGTACCCCTTGGGACCCCAACTCATTGTCTCAATTTAGGCTATATATGTAAACATTTATTGccacattttatcaatgtgagACTATGAGCATCAATGTCTCATTCACCACCTTTATTCCAACAACAATTGTCAAACAATTTTTCCAACAATGTTAAtaatgatattttaatattattaaattacaaTAAATATGATTTGGTGGTAGTATAGTTGAAACAAAtcaaacaataataataaattaagaacagcgataattttaaaatttctctcTGAGCCGGTCAACCTATTCCAAATTGATACATTTTACATCATAATTACAAAGATGATTAATGTTTAGTAGCTTctaatcaatatttttaaatatattaattaccAAATTCATATAATGTTCGTACAAAATTTACGTAAGAtagaataaaaatttaaaaatcaacgTGAGCCAAGTCCGATCAGAAATATCAAAACGACAAGCTATGCATTCGCTGAGATTAGTCTATTAATCCGATGCACTAGCGACATTGGAAATTGagaaaattgaaattttgatatgtgTATATATTCAGCTGTCAATCATGTTTTTCCACTTCGTCCGCAACCATTAAACCCGGTACCAGATTTTTgtggttttgttttttttttttttcattaccGGGTTTTAGTGTCGCGGACGAAATGAAAAAACATGGTTGAGCAGCTAAAAAATTCTCATATATACATGGGCGGATCTACGTAAGGACTCGGGGGGGGCCAGGCaccccgaaaattttaaaatgttttagtattatgtatgaatatttttataaagTACGTATATGAAGTTTAATAACTATCAAATTCAACAATTACGTCTTTAGTCTAGACTAGATGGCATGCACCATTTTATTTTGGAAATGGGCCACGGTTCGAAACCTCCTTccccaaaatttcatttttttaaaattttttttaatttatttgtcttttttttttttttgaactcatagattaatgtttttttttatttatttatcttggaCTAATGGATTAATTGACACATCTCAATCTTTTTTAATTGAGACAATTTTAATATCTATTATTAAACCTTTATTAAATTGAATTACTACTTTCTTTGTAtagttttttaatttatttgttttggaCTCATGgattaatgatttttatttatttttcttgaaCTCATGCATTAATTAACACGTCTTCAATCTTTTTTAATTGAGACAATTTTAATGTCTATTATTAAGTCTTTATtaaattgaattattttttcATGTATAGAAAGTATGAGcattttttataaaactaaaacatTAATTCTTAATTTATTTTACCTCAATTTTTCtcgtattaaatttttttaaaaaaattagttttaaaaaatacttgtgaactttaaattaaaattttaaaaattaaatataaaataacaaaaaattaggagttttattaagttaatttgaTTTCGTTAATAATATCGACAGATGTATGTGGCCCTCGAACAtaaagtttttaaatttttttcttttatatatcACACTCAAAAagaaagttttagaaaatatataGCGTATAAACCTCAAGTCAAAAGAGCGAAATCAATAGTCATCGTTGGAAATTGGTAACTCTAATATTGTCGCACATTTTCATCACTTAATATGcgacgtgtgtgtgtgtgtgtgtgtgtgtgtgtgtgtgtcatttTGGCTTTTAATATTGATAAATTCCAGTTCTTTTTTAGTACAAATACATCAAACATCAAATTACATCAAAATCCAGTTCTGATAATGTATATTTAATTTCTTGAAAATGTCAATATTTTTGTAGTATGAATGTCGACATAACGCTATAAACACCAAACACCATATCGATGTTGCATCAACACCACGtgaaaaatactaaaattgaaaaaaaaaaaaaaacacacacacacacacaaaataatgaattaaaatttaataaatatatgataaaagtgaaaaataatatatactaGCATATTTGCACACATGATGTGTGTGAtgaaagttttttttatatttaatttcaataaaaaaaatttaataaatttctagcaataaaaattttttttgttaagaaTGATCACCCTAAGTAGTTAAAACACCATTTTTTCTATTAGGTATTTCCTATTTCAttagttttttttcaaataatttggaatttgaaaatagataaatataatgattgtattatatataaaatataaataattaaataaaaaatagaagaaaagaaaagaaatgaaGATAGTGGGGAGAAGCATTTTTAGTATgtgtatgtttttttaaaatatattttaatattttggcatACCAAAAGACTAACTAAGAGTATCTtgcataataatagtaatatatatatatatatataagtaattGGATGCTTATTAtttagccttaaaatattattcggCGGTGTAGACACATGCATGTTGGCGTGGAAAAAATTTAGAAAACGACCAGAGATATTGGTGCGAAACACCAATGTTCGGAGGCCGCGGTTTCGGTACGATTAAGGATGGCAATGGGCTGGGTTTAAACCCGACCCCGTGCTAAACCCGCTCCGAATGGGGCGGGTTCAAACTCGGTCAAACGGATTTCGGGGCGGGCGGGTCCAGTCAACGGGTCCAGATACGGGTTCGGGATGGATCTCGGGTTTTGGTGGACCCGCTCCGGACCCGccccgtatatatatatatatttatataaaatatattatacatatttaatatatataatataataataatatactatataaaataataatatactgtaaatatatatatataataataatatactatataattatatatatacaatatgtAGTACGTCAATTTTGCTATTCTGCCCACTCACCGTGCCCATCTAATGTGtccaccatgaggtggcactcaactattggatctgatgaattgtgcgtccaatagttgagtgacacCTCATGATTGACACATTATATGGGCACGGTAGATGAGTAGGATAGCAAAACTCTGTAGTacgtagtatatatatatatatatatatttaaaatatatataaggtaatagattatatatatacatttcatataaaataaataaaaatatataaatgcatgtaaatatattttatattataaataataatttatttaagtttttttaaaaaaatataatattaacgGGTTCGGATCCAAACCCGGGTTGGACCCGCCGAGTTTTgaggcggggcggggcgggtccAAAAAAGAggcgggttcgggttcgggtccTATTTTTCTTGACGGGGCGGGTCTTGGGTTCGGCAAAACCCGCCCCGTTGCCATCTCTAGGTACGATTTTGCTAATCAATG comes from Henckelia pumila isolate YLH828 chromosome 4, ASM3356847v2, whole genome shotgun sequence and encodes:
- the LOC140860422 gene encoding uncharacterized protein; translation: MATDPSAKVTPPSVTPPPPPPITLPLVTTAVVTAPAASNAHAERPEKFSDTDFKTWQQKMLFYLTTLHLARFLKEVVAVPAPNADTQARSAFDAWSHSDFLCRNYILNELDNTLYNVYSATKTAKELWESLEKKYKTEDVGTKKFVVGKFLDFKMVDTKTVISQVQEFQIILHDIMAERMMISESFQFASLIEKLPPLWKEFKNYLKHKRKEMGLEDLIVRLRIEEDNRKAEMKTGKMPMEAKANLVEPNATKKRKHFGKDVKQGKNKKWKETCWNCGKTNHKAKDCRLPKKDDQYRANVVQHKSVPIDLSEIDLSAVVFEANMIDHPREWYIDTGATRHVTPGII